In Brassica napus cultivar Da-Ae chromosome A3, Da-Ae, whole genome shotgun sequence, the sequence ATAGAAAGCTGGCTCTTTAGGCAAAGAAAGAGCATTGTTTCCGTCTCCGTATATCATGGACACAACATCTAACATACTTGGTCTGTCTTCTGGCTTTTCTTGTACACACAAGAGAGCAACTTGAAAGCATCTCAACACTTGAGGGTTCTCAACTGCAGAATCTCCCAAAGAAGAATCTATCACCTCGCCAACTCTGTTCTCTTTAAACAGATTCCACACCTGAAAACATAGTTTTAAAGATCCAAAGACTACGTGAAATGCTAACAAataaagaagaagcagaagaagagatTTGGCTTTTACATGAACTATGAGATTGAGAGGTCCTTCTGAGTCACGGTGGAAGCTATTGTTCTTCCTTCCACAAATTATTTCAAGCATCAGAACACCGAAGC encodes:
- the LOC125575436 gene encoding G-type lectin S-receptor-like serine/threonine-protein kinase CES101, whose protein sequence is MCPEYFREGLFSAKSDVFSFGVLMLEIICGRKNNSFHRDSEGPLNLIVHVWNLFKENRVGEVIDSSLGDSAVENPQVLRCFQVALLCVQEKPEDRPSMLDVVSMIYGDGNNALSLPKEPAFYDGPRRSSPDTEVEQPETENASVNRVSITVMEASATSAKSRTIVTAAHSFLSTERAEKRKEKSSIQPPLTRAKSPKLGRINQNKGP